One Nocardioides dongkuii genomic window, CCGGGTGCGGCTACGTCTCGATCGAGGAGCTGCCGGTCCACAACCTGTACCGGACCGCGGGCGACCTCGGCGACCTGCCCGCCGGGGGGTCGCGGATCGGCACGATGGAGACCCCGGGCCGGGAGTTCCAGATGGCGAGGATGGCGGTCGACATCCTGGGCCGGCGGAACCTCGACGTGCTCGTGTACGGCATCGGCAACAGCATGGACAACCACCACATCGCGGCCCTGAAGCGGGTGCGGCACGTCGCGATCGGCGACATCATGCGGCTGCGCGACGACGCGGAGTTCCACGACGCCAACCTGCCGGCCCGCAGGAAGTTCCCGGTGGTCGTCGCCAGCGAGGTCGTCGAGCACTTCCGCGACCCGCACCGCGACTTCGAGCGGCTCTTCCAGTTCGTGGGCCCGCACGGGTTGCTGGTGTGCGGGACCAACGTCTTCGCGGGCGGCGACCTGGCCCGGCACCGCTACGTCTTCTACCGCGACCACACGTCGTACTACACGCCCGCGGCGCTGCTGGAGATCGCGCGGACGCACGGGTTCCACCTCGACTTCCGCACGCCGGCGATGGCCCACGGGAAGGGCCGCAAGCGCTACGTCCTGCTGACCCGGTCGGCCGAGGTGCTCCAGCGCGCGTCGCTCTACTTCGGCGCGCACGCCGTCGCGCCGTCGGAGTGAGCCGGCGGCCCCGATAACCTGACGACATGATCGACCCCCGCATCCTCCGAGACGATCCCGACCGCGTGCGCGCCGCCCAGGCCAAGCGCGGGCTGTCCGACGAGGTCGTCGACCGCGCGCTGTCCGCGGACGCCGAGCGGCGCCGCGCGATCGGTGACTTCGAGGCCAAGCGCGCCGAGCAGAAGCAGCTCGGCAAGCGGGTCGCGCAGGCGCAGGGCGAGGAGAAGCAGGAGCTGCTCGCGCGCACCAAGTCGCTCTCCGCCGACGTGAAGGCCGCCGAGGCCGCGCAGACCGCCGCCGAGGCGGCCTGGAACGACGCCCTGCTCTCGATGCCGAACCTCGCGGCCGACGAGGCGCCGCCGGGCGGCGAGGACGACTTCGTGGTCCTCGAGACTGTCGGCACCCCGCGCGACTTCGCCGCGGAGGGCTTCGAGCCCCGAGACCACATCGAGCTCGGCCGGTTGCTCGGCGCCATCGACATCGAGCGCGGCGCCAAGGTCTCCGGCAGCCGGTTCTACTTCCTCACCGGCGTCGGCGCCCAGCTGGAGCTGGCGCTCATCAACCTCGCGATGGAGCAGGCCCGCCAGGCCGGCTTCACCCAGGTGATCGCCCCCGCGCTGGTGCGCCCGCGCGCGATGGACGGCACCGGATTCCTGGGCCAGGCGGCCGACGACGTCTACAAGATCGAGGGCGAGGACCTCTACCTGGTCGGCACCTCGGAGGTGCCGATGGCGGCGTACCACTCCGACGAGATCCTCGACGGCGCCGCGCTGCCGCTGCGGTACGCCGCGTTCAGCCCCTGCTTCCGCAAGGAGGCCGGCTCGCACGGCAAGGACACCAAGGGGATCATCCGGGTCCACTGGTTCGACAAGGTCGAGATGTTCGTCTACACCACGACCGAGGACTCCTACGCCGAGCACCAGCGGCTGCTGCAGTGGGAGAAGGAGTTCCTCGACAAGCTCGAGCTCGCCTACCGCGTCATCGACGTGGCCGCGGGCGACCTGGGCCTCTCCGCCATCCGCAAGTTCGACTGCGAGGCGTGGATCCCCACCCAGGGCAAGTACCGCGAGCTCACCTCGACCTCGAACTGCACCGAGTTCCAGTCCCGCCGGCTCGACACCCGCGCCCGGTACGCCGACGGCACCGGCCCGGTGGCGACGCTCAACGGCACCCTCTGCGCGATGACCCGCACGATCGTGGCGATCCTCGAGACCCACCAGCAGGCCGACGGGTCGGTGCGGGTGCCCGAGGCGCTCCGTCCCCACCTGGGCGGGCTCGAGGTCCTGAAGCCGGTGGCGCCGTGAGCGACCTGAGCGGCTGGACGCCGCGCGTGGTCGCGCTCGACATCGACGGCACGCTGCTGAAGTGGGTCGAGGGCGGGGGCACCACGCACGAGGAGATCGCGCCCGCGGTCTTCGAGGCCGTGCACCGGGTCCTGGACGCCGGGTCGCACGTCGTCCTGGCCAGCGGGCGCTCCCCGCACGGCATGACCACGATCGCCGACCTGCTCGACCTGCACGGGGCCGAGCGCGAGCGGCTCTGGGTGGTGGCCTCCAACGGCGCCGTGGTGTTCCGCTACCCGCCGGTCGAGGTGGTCCACGAGGAGACCTTCGACGCCCGGCCGGCCGTCGCGAGGGTCCTCGAGCGGCACCCGAACGCGCTGGTCGCGGTCGAGGAGCGCGGTGTCGGCTACCGCGTCACCTCGCACTTCCCCGAGGGGGAGCTCAGCGGCGACATGATCATCACCGACGTCGCGGACCTCGTCGCCGGCCCCGTGAGCCGCGTGATCATCCGCGACCCCGACGCCAGCGCCGACGACTTCGTCGCCCTCGGCGAGGAGCTGGGGCTGCACGGCACCAACTACGTCGTGGGCTGGACGGCGTGGCTCGACCTGGCGCCGATCGGGGTCTCCAAGGCCTCGGGGCTCGAGCACGTCACCGACAAGCTCGGCCTGGGCGCGGCCGACGTCCTCGCGATCGGCGACGGCCGCAACGACGTCGAGATGCTCCAGTGGGCCCGCCGCGGGGTGGCGATGGGACAGGCGGTCCAGCCGGTGATCGACGCGGCCGACGACGTCACCGCCACCGTGTACGAGGACGGCGCCGCCACCGAGATCTCCCGCTGGTTCCCCCCGGTCGCGTGAGCCTCCCCGACCCGGTCCGCACCGAGCGGCTGGTGCTGCCGCTGTGGACCGCCGCCGACGTGACGGCGATCCGCACCGGCGCCCGGCTCCCGCGCTGGCACCCCGACTTCCCCCGGGAGGACGACCGCGACGCCGCCACCCTGTGGCAGGAGCACGACCCGTGGGGGCCGCGCAGCGTCGTCCGCGGCGCGACGGTCCTCGGGTCGGTCGGGTTCTTCGGCCCGCCCGAGGCGGCCGGTGACGGCGTGGACGAGGCCGAGGTGGGCTTCGGGCTGGTCGCCGAGGCCAGGGGGTGGGGCTTCGCCACCGAGGCGCTCGCCGGGCTGCTCGCGCACACCGACGCCGCCGGCGTCCGGGTCCGGGCGCGGGTCGACCCCGGCAACCGGGCCAGCGTCCGGGTCCTCGCCACGTCCGGCTTCACCGAGCTGCGCGGCGACGACGGGGAGGGCCAGCTGGTGCTGGCCCGGCCGCTGCGATGAGCCTCCCGAAGCTGGTCGCCACCGACCTCGACGGCACCCTGGTCCGGGCTGACGGCACCGTCTCGGACTACACCCGCGACGTGCTCGAGGAGCTCGACCGGCGCGACGTCCCGGTCGTCTTCGTCACCGGCCGGCCGCTGCGCTGGGCCGAGGAGGTCTTCCCCTACGTCGGACGGCACGGCCTGGCGGTCGTCTCCAACGGCGCGCTCGTGTGGGACGTCGCCCGCGACGCGGTCCACCTCGAGCGGGTGATCGAGCCGGCGCTCGCGCTCGCCGTCTGCCGGGCGATCCGGGACGCCGTCCCCGGCACGACGTACGCCGTGGAGGACCTCGCCGGGATCGCGCTCGAGCCCGAGTTCGTCGAGCGGTACGCCGTCCCGGAGGACGCCCGCCGCGCCCCGCTCGAGCAGCTGCTGGACCGCCCGACGCTGAAGCTGCTGGCCCGCCACGAGGAGCTCGGCCCGCAGGAGTTCTGGGACCTGGCGGAGGTCGCTACCGGCGGCCGGCTGGTGATCACCTGGTCCTCCTCGACCTCGCTGCTGGAGATCAGCGGGCCCGGCGTCACCAAGGCCTCGACCCTCGCGCTGCTCTGCGACCGGCTCGGGGTCGGCGCCGCCGACGTCATCGCGTTCGGCGACATGCCCAACGACCTGCCGATGCTGACCTGGGCCGGCACGTCGTACGCCATGGCCGACGCCCACCCCACGGTCACCGAGGCCGCCGACCACGTCGCCCCCGGCCACGAGGAGGACGGCGTGGCTCGCGTGCTGGCTGGTGTGTTCGGGCTGTGATCTGCTCGAATGAGCGGGTGCCGACCCTGCTGCTGACGCTCCGCCGGCTCCTGGTGGTGGTGCTGGTCGCCGGCGCCGGCGCCCTGGCGACGCCGTGGGCCGCGCCCGCCGCCGCGGCGCCCGCGCCGCGCTGCAGCTGCACCGCCGCCGACACGGCCGACGACACCGAGCGCCTCGCGCGCGTCGCGGGAGCCGTCCTCACCGGCACCGTCACCGCCGCGGCCGCCGCCCCCCGCGCCGACGGCGGGAGGGGCTCGACGTACACCCACGCAGTCGACGTCGACCTGGTCTACAAGGGCAACGTCCGCGACGAGCAGGTCGAGGTCGCCACCGACGGCGGCACCCGCTCGGCGTGCGAGCTCGGCGAGCTGCCGGCCGGTGTCCCCTACGTCTTCTTCGTCGACGACGTCGACGGCACGCTGGTCGCCGAGCCCTGCGGCGGCACCCAGCGCAAGCGCGCGACGCTGGTCGCCGAGCTCGAGGCGCTGTACGGCGAGGGCGAGGCGCCGCGGCCCGAGGCCCCGGCCGAGACCGCCGAGATCGAGCCGGTCGCCGACGCCACCGAGCCGGCCTCCTTCACCCGCACGGCCGCGCCCGGCGCCGCGATGGTGCTCGTCGGCCTGCTCGGCTGGGTGGTCGTGCGCCGGCTGGCCCGCCGTCCCTGACGGACCCGGCCGCGGGCTCAGAGGTACATGCCGCCCGAGTCGCCGGGCTGCGCGCCCGGGTCGGCGTGCTGCGGCGCGGCCATCCCCGGAGCGGGGGCGCCGGGAGCCTGCGGCAACGAGCCCGGCGGGAGGCTGCGGCGGATCTGCTCGAACTGGGCGCGCGCGGCCATCTGCTGGGCGTAGATCGCGGTCTGGAGGCCGTGGAAGAGCCCCTCGAGCCACCCGACCAGCTGAGCCTGCGCGATCCGCAGCTCGCCGTCCGAGGGCGTCTGCTCGTCGCTGAAGGGGAGCGCGAGGCGGTTCAGCTCCTCGACCAGCTCGGGGGCGAGGCCCTCCTCGAGCTCGTCGATGGAGGCGCGGTGGATGCCGCGGAGCCGGTTGCGGCTGGCCTCGTCGAGCGGCGCGGCCTTCACCTCCTCGAGCAGCTGGCGGATCATCGTGCCGATCCGCATCACCTTCGCGGGCTGCTCGACCAGGTCGGTGACGGCGCGCTCGCCGCCCCGGTCGTCCTGGCCGTCGCCAGCCTGGCCGCCCCGGTCGCCCTGACCGCCCTGACCCTCGGCCTGGGCGTCGGTCTTGCCGTCGGCCCCGGCGGGCCGGGTCAGCGCCGAGGCCGGCACGACGCCGATCGGCTGCCCGTCGGGACCGATCACGACCACCTGCTGCTCCTGCTCGCTCATGTCTTCGACACTACTCAGCCGCCCCAGGTGGGTGGGGAGGGGAGGATTCACCGGTCGACCGGGGAATCCTCCTCTTGACCGACGGAGCTTCGTCGGTCCAGAGGAAGGTCCGTCGGTCCAGTACGCCGCGGCGCGGCGCCGGCGCCCGCCGTACGCCGCGGCGCGGGCGCGCTCAGAGGGTGAGCAGGATCTTGCCGGTGTGATCCCCGGACTCCATCAGCCGGTGCGCGTCGGCGACGTCGGCCAGCGGCACGGTGCCGTGCACGACCGGCTTGACCAGCCCTTGGGACACGAGCGGCCAGACGTGCTCGACGACCGCGCCGCAGATCGCGGCCTTCTCGGCGGTCGGCCGGGCGCGCAGCGTGGTGGCGATGACCGCGCCGCGCTTGCGCAGCAGCGCGCCGATGTCGAGCTCGGCCTTGGTGCCGCCCTGCATGCCGATGATCACCAGGCGGCCCTCGGTGGCCAGCGCGGCGACGTTGCGGGCGAGGTACTTCGCGCCCATGTTGTCGAGGATGACGTCGACCCCGCCGTCGGTCTCGCGGCCGACCACCTCGACGAAGTCCTCGTCGCGGTAGTTGATCGTGACGTCGGCCCCGAGCCCGGCGCAGAACGCCAGCTTCTCCGGCGTCCCGCCGGTCGTGAGGACGCGCGCGCCGAGGTGGTGGGCGAGCTGGATCGCGAAGGTGCCGATGCCGCCGGCGCCGCCGTGCACCAGGAGCGACTCGTGCGGCTTGAGGCCGGCGACCATGAAGACGTTCGACCAGACGGTGCACGCCACCTCCGGCAGCGCGGCCGCGGTGACCAGGTCGACGCCGTCCGGCACCGGCATCAGCTGGCCGGCCGGGACCGCGACGCGGGAGGCGTACCCGCCGCCGGCCAGCAGGGCGCACGCCTCCTGGCCGACCTCCCAGCCCACGACGCCCTCGCCGAGCGCGGCGACGGTGCCGCTGCACTCCATGCCGATCACGTCCGAGGTCCCGGGCGGCGGCGGGTAGAACCCCTGCCGCTGCAGCAGGTCGGCCCGGTTCAGCCCCGCGGCGGCGACCTCCAGGACCACCTCGCCGGGGCCGGGCTCGACGTCCGGCACCTCGGCGACGGACAGGACCTCGGGACCACCGGTGCCGGTGGCGACGACAGCGCGCATGCGGCCACCCTACGGAGGGCCGCCGGCGCTCAGCGCTCGAAGGCCTCGCCGGTGTGGTCGACCCCGCTGTCGTCGGGGACGTCGACGGTGATGGCGGCGTCGTCGGGGTCCGGCGCCCCGGCCGGGCGGTCCCAGCCCTCGGCCAAGGTCTGTGCCCGCGCGGCCAGTGCCTCGACGGTCGCGGGGTCCGCGCCGCGGGTGCCTGCCGCCAGCCCGAGCAGGTACGCCGTCACGGGCGCGGCGGGCCGCTCGACGGCGTGCGCGACCACCCGGGCGAGGTCCAGCACCAGGCCCTCGTCGACCTCGATCTCGGCGTCGATGTCGAGGACGTCGCTCAGCTCGTCGATCCAGTCGTGCAGGTTCACGAAACCCACACTCGCCCCACCGGGGCGGCCCCGGCAAGTCCCTCGCGAGCGGGACGGTTCACTCGCCGAGGTCGCGCAGGTCGGCCCAGGTGTCGACGTCGCGGTGCTCGCGCCCGTCGGCCGGCACCTCGACGAGGTCCAGCGGCGCGAGGAGGCGGCGTACCGCCATCCCGTGCTGCCCCTCGTGGTCGGGTCGTACGGCGGCCAGCCGCGCCGGGTCGAGCACGAGCGCGAGCTGCCGGCGCCCGTCCGGGCCGAGCAGCACCGCCCCGTCCCGCCCGACGGCGGCCTCGTGCAGCCGGCGGAAGGTCGCCGCGGTCACGTGCGGCATGTCGACCGCCAGCACGCCGACGGTCCGCGGCGTGCGCAGCAGCGCGTCGACCCCGGTGAGCAGCGCGGCGACCGGGCCGCCGTGCCGCGGGTCCTCCCGGCAGAACGTCGCCGGCCGCTCGGTCGGTACCGGGTCGCCCACCACGACCACCTCGTGCGCGTCGACCACCGCGTCGAGCGCGTGGGCGAGCAGGGTGCGGCCGCCGACCTCGAGCGAGGCCTTGTCGACGCCGCCGAGGCGGGTGGCGGCGCCCCCCGCGAGCACCACCGCGCCGAACCCCGTCATCCCCGGAGTCTCCCACCGCGTGCCAGGCTGGGGCCGTGCGCGTCGTCGTCGTCCAGGAGCCCGCCGGTCTCGAGCCCGCGGCCAACCGCGCGCGGCTGCGCGAGCTGACCCCGAACGGCGCCGACCTGGTCGTCTTCCCGGAGGCGTTCGCCCGCGACTTCGGCGAGGCCGGCTCCGACGTCAGCGGGTACGCCGAGGCGCCCGACGGCCCGTTCGCGACCGCGGTCGCGGACGCCGCCGCCGAGCACGCCACCACCGTGGTCGCCGGGATGTTCGAGGCCGGCGCCGACCCCGCGCGTCCCTTCAACACCCTCGTCGTGCGGGGCGCCGCGCACGCGGACTACCGCAAGGTCCACCTCTACGACTCCTTCGGCTACCGCGAGTCCGACCGGCTGACCGCGGGCGAGCCCACGACGGCGCTGGTCGAGGTCGCCGGGCTGCAGGTGGGGCTGATGACCTGCTACGACCTGCGGTTCCCCGAGATGGGGCGCGCCCTCGTGGACGCCGGCGCCGAGGTCCTCGTCGTCCCCTCGGCCTGGGTCGCCGGGCCCCGCAAGGCCGACCACTGGCGCACGCTGGTGCGGGCGCGCGCCATCGAGAACACCGTGTACGTCGTCGCCGCGGGCCAGCCCGGCCCGCGCTACACCGGCCGCTCGCTGGTGGTCGACCCGCTCGGCGACGTGCTCGCGGAGGCGGGTGAGGAGCCGGCCGTGCTGCGCGCCGAGCTGTCCCGCGACGTGGTCGCCGAGGCCCGTCGTACCAACCCCTCGCTGGCCAACCGCCGGTTGTAGCCTTCGACGTCGTGCCCCCCGCTGCCCCCCGCTCCGCGCTGGTGCCGCTGGCGGTGATGGCCGCGGTCGTGCTGGCCGGCCTCGGCTGCCTGGTGGCGGGGATGGTGCCGGTCGGACCGGCGGTGCTCCCCGGCATCGGGGCGGTGGCCGTCGCGGCGGCGTACTCCTGGGCGCTCGCGGCCCGCACCGGCGGCCGGCCGATCCTCTTCGGCGCGCTCGCGGTCGTCCTCGGGGTGGTCGTGCTGGTCACCGACCAGGACCAGCTGCGCACCGGCGCCGCCGTCGCCACCTGCGCGGTGAGCGCGGTGCTCGGCGTGGTCGCGACGGTGCCGGCCCGGCGCTACGTCGAGGCCGCGCGCGAGTGCGTGGTCGCCGTCCTGGTCGCCGCGGTCGGCGCGCTCGCGACCGTCGGCTTCGAGCCGAGCGTCGACCTGCTGCGCTTCGAGTACGTCACCCTCGTCCTCGCGCTCGCCGGCGCGTTCGGGGTCGTCTACCGGCTGGGCGCCGGCTTCCACGGCCTCGGCCGGCGCGGCGTGGCGGTGGTGCTCCTCGGCGCCGCGCTGCTCGCCGTGACCCTGGCGTACGCCGAGCTGCTGCGCCGCTACGGCACCCCCGGCCTGGTCGGCAACCTCCTCGACGCCGTGCGCTGGAGCCGCGAGCACCTCGGCGCGTTCCCGCGCCCGATCGAGACGGTGCTCGGCGTGCCCGCGCTGGTGTGGGGCACCCACCTGCGGGCCCGCCGCCGCCAGGGCTGGTGGGTCTGCGCGTTCGGCGCGGCCGCGACCACCCCGGTGGCCAACTCGCTGATGAACCCCGCCATCGCCCTGTCCGAGGTCGCCCTGTCGGTGACCTACGGCCTGCTCGTCGGCCTGGTCATCGGGTACGTCGTGGTCCGCGTCGACCTGGCGTTCACCGGCCCCCGCGGCCGCCGCGCCCGGCGCGCGGAGGAGGAGGCCGCGGTCCGGCCCGAGCCGCCGCGGACCAGCCCGCTGCTGTGACGGTGCTGTGACGCTCCTCTCACGGGCGTTCGGCGTACCTCCCGGTAACGGCTAGGTTCGCCAGCATGCCCCGCGAACAGCTCACCGAGATCCTGGCCGAGATGGTGGCCAACGTGCTGAGCCTGGGGGTCGCTCCGGGCGACCCGGTCGCGGTCGGAGACACCGTGGTGCTGCTGGAATCGATGAAGATGGAGATCCCGGTCATCGCCGAGGTCGCCGGGTCGGTGCGCGCCGTCAAGGTCGCTCCGGGCGACGTCGTCCAGGAGGGTGACGTCCTGCTCGTGCTGGCCGGCTGAGCCCCGCTCGGCACCCTCCTCGTGGTCTAGTCCAATCGGGGTTTCCTGGTTCCGGGGGTCCCCGGCGGGGAACATCAGCCCCGCGGCGCTGATTCATGCGCCGATCGGGGGACACGAGAGGTACAACATCATGAGATTCCTGCGCGCCCTGATGGTCGTTCTGGCCACCTGCGCCTTCATCACCCTGCCGGCCACCTCGGCCCAGGCACACACGCCGCAGTTCAGCGCCGACTGCACCGGCATCAAGCTGAGCGCCACGGCGTACGACGCGAACAAGGCGAACACGTGGTCGGTCACGATCAACGGCGCCACCCAGTCGGGCACCTTCGGGGCCTCGTTCAGCAAGAGCTTCGCGGTCCCGCAGGCCGGTGCGACCACCACCTGGTCGGCCGAGATCGTCGGCTGGGACGGCAAGTACAAGGGCACCAAGAGCGGGAAGATCGGGCCGTGCGGCACGCCGCCGCCGGTCGACGTCTGCCCCGCCCTGCCGGGCAACCAGCCCACCGGCACCTCCTGCACGCCGCCCCCGAACGTGGAGCGGTCGGAGAAGAAGGTCCTGGACGGCTGTGAGGTCAAGTTCGACGGCATCACCTACGGCGCCGGGTCGCTGACCTACAACGAGCTCTTCACCGACACCTTCGTGTTCAACCCCGCGAACAACGCCTGGGACCTCGTGGTCGACACCACGGCGACGATCGCCAACCTGAGCTTCAGCCCCTGGACCAAGGCCCAGCAGGTCGCCGCCGGCTGCGTCACCAAGCCCGGCCAGCCCAGCGACGTGATCGTCAAGGACACCACCTCGGAGTGCATCGACGGCGTCCAGGTCACCACCACGACGACCACCACCACGCCGTACGTCTACGACGAGGACACCAACGAGTGGGTGCTCGGCGACCCGGTGACGACGACCGAGCAGACCGAGTCCGCGGCCGAGTGCGGCGTGGACGACAACAACGAGGAGCAGGAGCCGGAGGAGCCGCAGGACAACGGCGTTTCCCCGACGACGGAGAACGCTCAGCCGCCGGCGGGCACCTCGCCGGTCTCCGGCGGGACCGCCGCGGTCCCGACCGCGGTCGACGCGGGTCTGTCCGACTCCGTGCGGGCCGCCTCGTCCGGCTCGGCCGGCACCCCCTGGGGCCTGCTGGTGGGCGCGTTCGGCGCGCTCCTCATCGGGGGATCGGTGCTGACCCGCCGGGTCCTGCGCTGAACCGCTGACCACCTGATCCACTGAACGACACCGCTGCCGGTGACCACCCTCGGGTGGTCACCGGCAGCAGTGCTTTCTGGGTGCTTTCCGGTGCTTTCCGGCGGCAGAGGGGGCGGGATTCGAACCCGCGGCTGACATCTCTGCCAGCGACCGCTTTCAAGGCGGTTCCGATCGGCCACTCCGGCACCCCTCCGTGCGTCCCAGCGGACCGGGCGAGCACGCGAGGAGTCTAGGAGGTCGCCGCCGCCCCCGGACGTCATACGTCCTGGCGGCTATCGGCACCGACCCGTACGACGTCCGGGGCGCGGGCGGCGGACACCAGCGCCGACTCGATTGGTGGTCGCCCGGGGACGCGTCGTTGAATAGAGGGGTGACCGAGACCGAGCTGCCCACCGACTACCGGCTGAACCCGTCGTTCGCGGCCCGGTTCGTCGGCCTCGCCCTGGTCGCGACGGCGCTGCTGATGTTCGTCGGTACGGCGCTGGTCGCGCTGCTCGACCTCCCGGCCGACCTGCTGGTGATCCTGCTGGCGCTCAGCGTCGGCGGCGTGGTCGCCCTCGGCTGGTGGCTCCGCTCGCGAGCCTTCGTGCTGCACTGCGGGCCGCAGGGCTACCGCGTGGGCCTGGTCCGGGGCGCCGGCACCAAGGAGGCCCGCTGGACCGAGGTGGCCGAGGCGGTCACCGCCAGCCCGCGGGGCATCCCCTGCGTCGTGCTCAAGCTGCGTGACGGGCGCACCACGACCATCCCGGTCGAGGCCCTCGCGGTCGACCGGGAGCAGTTCGTGCGCCAGCTGCAGCGCCACCTGCGCCGCGGCCAGGGCACCCGCCCGCTGCGCTGAGCAGCCGGCCGGACGCCGGCGCCCGACGTACGAGGCCCTCTGATTGGTCGTGGGCGGCACCGGCCTAGTAGCCTGTGCGCGCTGTCGGGGAGGCGTCGCCTAGTCCGGTCTATGGCGCCCGCCTGCTAAGCGGGTTTGGGGCTACAACCCCATCGAGGGTTCAAATCCCTCCGCCTCCGCCAGCGCACAGCCCCCGCCGGGGATCCCTGGCGGGGGCTGTGGCGTCTCCCGGGGCGTCCCCGGCCCCGGAGCCCGGACGACGCGCTCCGGCAACGCACAACGCCCCACGACCGGCGCGGTCGCGGGGCGTGTGGTTGCTGCTGGGTGCTGCGTGGAGCGCGCTCCGGGCGTCAGGCCCCGAGCCGGGCGCGGAGCCCGTCGAGCTCGGTCCAGAGGACGGCGGGCAGGTCGTCGCCGAACTTCTCGAACCACTCCTGGATCTGCGGGAGCTCGGCCTTCCACTCCTCGGGGTCGACGGCGAGCGCGGCGCGCAGCGACTCCTCGGACAGGTCGAGCCCGTCGGTGTCGAGCGACTCGAGCGTCGGGACGTAGCCGACCGCGGTCTCCTCGGCGGCCGCCTGGCCGTCGATGCGCTCGACGATCCACTTCAGGACCCGGCTGTTCTCGCCGAAGCCCGGCCACAGGAAGCCGCCGTCCTCGTCGCGACGGAACCAGTTGACGTAGAAGATCCGCGGCAGCTTCGCGGCGTCGTTGTCCTTGCCGACGGTGATCCAGTGGTTGAAGTAGTCGCCGGCGTTGTAGCCGATGAACGGCAGCATCGCCATCGGGTCGCGGCGGACCACGCCGACCGCACCCATCGCGGCGGCGGTGGTCTCGCTGGAGAGCGTCGCGCCGAGGAAGGTGCCGTGGGTCCAGTCACGGGCCTCGAAGACCAGCGGGACCGTCGTCTTGCGGCGACCGCCGAAGAGGATCGCGTCGATCGGGACGCCGCGCGGGTCGTCGTACTCGTCGGCGAGGATGTCGCACTGCTTGATCGGGGTGCAGTAGCGGCTGTTGGGGTGGCTGGAGAGCTCCTCGGACTCCGGCGTCCACGGCTCGCCCTTCCAGGAGGTCGCCTTGGCGGGCGGGTTCTCCAGCCCCTCCCACCAGACGTCGCCGTCCTCGGTGAGTGCCACGTTGGTGAAGACCGAGTTGCCCTTCTCGATGGTCTTCATGGCGTTCGGGTTGGTGTGGTAGTTCGTGCCGGGGGCGACGCCGAAGAAGCCGTACTCCGGGTTGACCGCCCACAGCCGGCCGTCCTCGCCGATCCGCATCCAGGCGATGTCGTCGCCGAGGGTCTCGACCTTCCAGCCCGGGATGGTCGGCTCGAGCATCGCGAGGTTGGTCTTGCCGCAGGCGCTGGGGAACGCGGCCGCGACGTACTTCTTGACGCCCTCGGGGCTGGTGAGCTTGAGGATCAGCATGTGCTCGGCGAGCCAGCCCTCGTCGCGGGCCATGGCGCTGGCGATGCGCAGGGCGTAGCACTTCTTGCCGAGCAGCGCGTTGCCGCCGTACCCGGACCCGAAGGACCAGATGTTGCGCTCCTCGGGGAACTGCACGATGTACTTGGTGTCGTTGCACGGCCAGGCGACGTCGGCCTCGCCCTCGGCGAGCGGGTGGCCCACGGAGTGCACGGCCTGGACGAAGTCGGCCTGCAGCTCCTCCATGCGGCGCAGGACGTTGCTGCCCATCCGCGCCATGACGCGCATCGAGGCGGTGACGTAGGCGGAGTCGGTGATCTCGATGCCGAACATCGGCCGCTCGGCCTCGAGGTGGCCCATCACGAAGGGGATGACGTACATCGTGCGGCCCTTCATGCAGCCCGCGTAGAGCCCCTTCATGAGGGACTTCATCTCCGAGGGGTCCATCCAGTTGTTGGTGGGCCCCGCGTCGCGCTCGTCGACCGAGCAGATGTAGGTGCGGTCCTCGACGCGCGCGACGTCGATCGGGTCGGAGGCCGCGTAGAAGGAGTTCGGCTTGATCGAGGGGTTCAGCCGGGTGAAGGTGCCGGTGGACTCGAGCGCCGCGGTGAGCTGCTCCCACTCCTCGTCGGATCCGGTGCACCAGTGCACGCGGTCGGGCTGCATGAGCGCCGCGAACTCCTCGACGAACTCGAGGATGCCTGGGTGGGTGGTGGGTGCCTGCGTCTCGGCGGTCATGGCCTGTTCCCTCTCGCGCATCCGGTCGGCGTCCGTCTTGCGAGGGACGCCGCCGGCCGTCGAGCGTGTCGACGGTGGTCGTGGAGTCTGGATCGCACGGCATCGTTGTCGGCGACTCTGGTGTCGTCCCCCGAGGAG contains:
- the serS gene encoding serine--tRNA ligase, whose translation is MIDPRILRDDPDRVRAAQAKRGLSDEVVDRALSADAERRRAIGDFEAKRAEQKQLGKRVAQAQGEEKQELLARTKSLSADVKAAEAAQTAAEAAWNDALLSMPNLAADEAPPGGEDDFVVLETVGTPRDFAAEGFEPRDHIELGRLLGAIDIERGAKVSGSRFYFLTGVGAQLELALINLAMEQARQAGFTQVIAPALVRPRAMDGTGFLGQAADDVYKIEGEDLYLVGTSEVPMAAYHSDEILDGAALPLRYAAFSPCFRKEAGSHGKDTKGIIRVHWFDKVEMFVYTTTEDSYAEHQRLLQWEKEFLDKLELAYRVIDVAAGDLGLSAIRKFDCEAWIPTQGKYRELTSTSNCTEFQSRRLDTRARYADGTGPVATLNGTLCAMTRTIVAILETHQQADGSVRVPEALRPHLGGLEVLKPVAP
- a CDS encoding GNAT family N-acetyltransferase, which codes for MSLPDPVRTERLVLPLWTAADVTAIRTGARLPRWHPDFPREDDRDAATLWQEHDPWGPRSVVRGATVLGSVGFFGPPEAAGDGVDEAEVGFGLVAEARGWGFATEALAGLLAHTDAAGVRVRARVDPGNRASVRVLATSGFTELRGDDGEGQLVLARPLR
- a CDS encoding methyltransferase domain-containing protein, translated to MRRDRPRSRATGGPETGPESGLDAGDALRCLVCGGPRSPYEPVAFVGDPGLVRRVSTCTGCGYVSIEELPVHNLYRTAGDLGDLPAGGSRIGTMETPGREFQMARMAVDILGRRNLDVLVYGIGNSMDNHHIAALKRVRHVAIGDIMRLRDDAEFHDANLPARRKFPVVVASEVVEHFRDPHRDFERLFQFVGPHGLLVCGTNVFAGGDLARHRYVFYRDHTSYYTPAALLEIARTHGFHLDFRTPAMAHGKGRKRYVLLTRSAEVLQRASLYFGAHAVAPSE
- a CDS encoding HAD family hydrolase, whose protein sequence is MSLPKLVATDLDGTLVRADGTVSDYTRDVLEELDRRDVPVVFVTGRPLRWAEEVFPYVGRHGLAVVSNGALVWDVARDAVHLERVIEPALALAVCRAIRDAVPGTTYAVEDLAGIALEPEFVERYAVPEDARRAPLEQLLDRPTLKLLARHEELGPQEFWDLAEVATGGRLVITWSSSTSLLEISGPGVTKASTLALLCDRLGVGAADVIAFGDMPNDLPMLTWAGTSYAMADAHPTVTEAADHVAPGHEEDGVARVLAGVFGL
- a CDS encoding bacterial proteasome activator family protein; this encodes MSEQEQQVVVIGPDGQPIGVVPASALTRPAGADGKTDAQAEGQGGQGDRGGQAGDGQDDRGGERAVTDLVEQPAKVMRIGTMIRQLLEEVKAAPLDEASRNRLRGIHRASIDELEEGLAPELVEELNRLALPFSDEQTPSDGELRIAQAQLVGWLEGLFHGLQTAIYAQQMAARAQFEQIRRSLPPGSLPQAPGAPAPGMAAPQHADPGAQPGDSGGMYL
- a CDS encoding HAD family hydrolase, translated to MSDLSGWTPRVVALDIDGTLLKWVEGGGTTHEEIAPAVFEAVHRVLDAGSHVVLASGRSPHGMTTIADLLDLHGAERERLWVVASNGAVVFRYPPVEVVHEETFDARPAVARVLERHPNALVAVEERGVGYRVTSHFPEGELSGDMIITDVADLVAGPVSRVIIRDPDASADDFVALGEELGLHGTNYVVGWTAWLDLAPIGVSKASGLEHVTDKLGLGAADVLAIGDGRNDVEMLQWARRGVAMGQAVQPVIDAADDVTATVYEDGAATEISRWFPPVA